In the genome of Thermodesulfobacteriota bacterium, the window GATTCCTTCCGGGACGACGGTTCCTGCGAGCTGGCCATCCCCTTCTACACCCGGATCCTCGAGTCCGTGCCGGGAAGCCTCGATGCCCGGTACCATCGGGGGTGGTGCATCGCCTCTCTGGGTCGCCTCGAGGAGGGCCTCGCCGATCTGGACGCGGTTCTCCAGACTGATCCGATGGCTGCGCAGGTGTACTTCGACCGGGCCACGATCCACCGCGAGTTGCATCGGCTTGTCGATGCCCAGCAGGACCTGGAGGCAGCGTGCCGCCTCGGCTTCGAGCCGGCCTGCAACGCCCTTCGCAGCCCCGGCCACGCGGCCGGCGGCCCTCAAGAGCCCGCTACCCAGCTCCCCGAGCGCAAAGACCACGGGCTGTAGGGGCTAAAACCAACAACGCGACGAGTTCCCATGGCCAAAATCCTCATCATCAAGCTCGGCTACTCCGAGACCCTGGACCCCGAAATCGGCGTCGTCTCGAGCCTCGGCGACGTGCTGCGCACCACCGTGGTCCTCTACCCCTTCCGGGACGACCACGTCACGTGGCTCGTGGACGCGGCCGCCCGGCCGCTGCTCGAGGGCAATCCGTACATCGATCGCCTCCTGCCGTATGATCTGACGTCGGTACTCCAACTCCAGCGGGAACGCTACGACACGGTGATCAACCTCGAGAAGGTGCCGGGGATCTGCGCGCTGGCCGACTCGGTCTCGGCATGGCGCCGGCACGGCTTCCGCTTCGACGAGGCGCGGGGGGAGGCCCAGCCTTACGACGGGTGCGAGAACGTCTTCTCCATCAGCCGCGACCCGGCGCTCAAGAAGTCCCACGCCGCCTCCTGGCAAGAGACCCTGCTCCAGGTCGTCGGCGCCCGGTGGGACGGGCAGGAGTACATCCTCGGCTACCGGCCCAAGACCGAGGAGACCTGGGACGTGGGCCTGAACTGGGCGGTAGGCTCCAAGTGGCCCAACAAGGCGTGGCCCAGGGCGCGCTGGGAAGAGCTGGAGGGCCTGCTGGACGGCCGCTACACCCACTCGCCCCAGCGGGGGATGAGCGACCTGTGCGAGTACATGGACTGGATCCACTCCTGTCGGCTCCTGGTCACCAACGACAGTCTGGGGCTGCACATCGCGCTGGCGTTGCGGAAGAAGGTGGTCGTCCTCTACGGCCCGACCAACCCCAACGAGACGTATTTCTACGGTCGGGCCGAAGTCGTGTACCCGGAAGTCGACCTCGCGTGTATACCGTGCCTTGCTGCCCACTGCACCCAGGACCAGACGTGCCTGGCGTCGATCTCGGCCCAGACCGTGGCGGCACGGATCGACAAACTGCTTCGGCCCCCCCCAACGACGGGGGAGACGGATGAGCGCTGACCTGCGCCTCG includes:
- a CDS encoding glycosyltransferase family 9 protein, with the translated sequence MAKILIIKLGYSETLDPEIGVVSSLGDVLRTTVVLYPFRDDHVTWLVDAAARPLLEGNPYIDRLLPYDLTSVLQLQRERYDTVINLEKVPGICALADSVSAWRRHGFRFDEARGEAQPYDGCENVFSISRDPALKKSHAASWQETLLQVVGARWDGQEYILGYRPKTEETWDVGLNWAVGSKWPNKAWPRARWEELEGLLDGRYTHSPQRGMSDLCEYMDWIHSCRLLVTNDSLGLHIALALRKKVVVLYGPTNPNETYFYGRAEVVYPEVDLACIPCLAAHCTQDQTCLASISAQTVAARIDKLLRPPPTTGETDER